A single window of Kitasatospora sp. HUAS MG31 DNA harbors:
- a CDS encoding N-acetyltransferase produces MSWLPDDFAHPLHVPLTDGHHLRPIAESDTAIDYPAVMGSRERLWSLYGESWGWPPATMTFEQDRVDLARHAEEMVRHESFNYALFDSAETALLGCVYIDPVAGPDRAAEVSWWVVDGEVGGPVERALDAFVPVWLAKHWPFDRVVYSGAQAGLTP; encoded by the coding sequence ATGAGCTGGCTCCCCGATGACTTCGCCCATCCCCTCCACGTCCCGCTGACGGACGGTCACCACCTGCGTCCGATCGCCGAGTCGGACACCGCGATCGACTACCCGGCCGTGATGGGCTCCCGTGAGCGGCTGTGGTCGCTGTACGGGGAGAGCTGGGGCTGGCCGCCCGCGACCATGACCTTCGAGCAGGACCGGGTCGACCTGGCCCGGCACGCCGAGGAGATGGTGCGCCACGAGTCCTTCAACTACGCCCTGTTCGACAGTGCCGAGACGGCGCTGCTGGGCTGCGTGTACATCGACCCGGTCGCCGGGCCGGACCGTGCCGCCGAGGTCTCCTGGTGGGTGGTCGACGGCGAGGTCGGCGGGCCGGTGGAGCGGGCGCTGGACGCGTTCGTCCCGGTCTGGCTGGCGAAGCACTGGCCGTTCGATCGCGTGGTGTACTCGGGTGCCCAGGCGGGTCTCACCCCCTGA
- a CDS encoding carboxylate-amine ligase: MTAGPGRGPLRFGIEEEFLLVDPATFRTVPLAKRVLAEARPTLGRRAQTEFIATQVEACTRPVATVDELRSELAATRGILAAAAASAGCLLVASGTPVLPSAHPLPVTDAPRYREVAAHVGAVADQPGGELCGCHVHLGELTRAEALALGVRLRPWLPVLEAMCVNSPFCEGRDRGLASTRAGCYAAWPTCGPAPVLDEPGYERTVRRLLSERVILDRKMIYWYARPSEHVPTLEIRIADTNADREVIVLLAVLLRGLARVPRASAPPPPVPAPAEVARAHRLAARSGLSGPGLDLRTGVLRPMRELLSDLLVHASPGLERTGDLALAQTLVRRLLAGGTGADRQRADFARRGSFRDVVAGLAATTARSQSRLAPAPTAPA; the protein is encoded by the coding sequence GTGACCGCGGGGCCCGGACGGGGGCCGCTGCGGTTCGGGATCGAGGAGGAGTTCCTCCTGGTCGACCCGGCCACCTTCCGTACGGTGCCGCTGGCGAAGCGGGTGCTGGCCGAGGCCCGGCCGACGCTGGGCCGGCGGGCGCAGACCGAGTTCATCGCCACCCAGGTGGAGGCGTGCACCCGCCCGGTGGCCACGGTGGACGAGCTGCGCTCCGAGCTGGCCGCGACCCGCGGGATCCTGGCCGCCGCGGCGGCCTCCGCGGGCTGCCTGCTGGTGGCCTCGGGGACGCCGGTGCTGCCCAGCGCGCACCCGCTGCCGGTCACCGACGCGCCGCGCTACCGGGAGGTGGCGGCGCACGTCGGCGCGGTGGCCGACCAGCCCGGCGGGGAGCTGTGCGGCTGCCACGTGCACCTCGGCGAGCTGACCCGGGCCGAGGCGCTGGCGCTCGGCGTCCGGCTGCGCCCCTGGCTGCCGGTGCTGGAGGCGATGTGCGTGAACTCGCCGTTCTGCGAGGGACGCGACCGGGGCCTCGCCAGCACCCGGGCCGGCTGCTACGCGGCCTGGCCGACCTGCGGCCCGGCGCCGGTGCTGGACGAGCCGGGGTACGAGCGCACGGTCCGGCGGCTGCTGTCCGAGCGGGTGATCCTCGACCGCAAGATGATCTACTGGTACGCCCGGCCCTCGGAGCACGTCCCGACGCTGGAGATCCGGATCGCCGACACCAACGCCGACCGCGAGGTGATCGTGCTGTTGGCGGTCCTGCTGCGCGGCCTGGCCCGGGTCCCGCGGGCCTCCGCACCGCCGCCGCCCGTACCGGCCCCGGCGGAGGTGGCCCGGGCGCACCGGCTGGCCGCCCGGTCGGGCCTGTCCGGCCCGGGTCTGGACCTGCGGACCGGTGTCCTCAGGCCGATGCGCGAGCTCCTCTCCGACCTGCTGGTGCACGCCTCCCCCGGCCTCGAACGGACCGGCGACCTGGCGCTGGCCCAGACCCTCGTCCGCCGGCTGCTGGCCGGCGGTACCGGCGCGGACCGGCAGCGGGCGGACTTCGCCCGCCGGGGGTCCTTCCGCGACGTGGTGGCCGGGCTGGCCGCCACCACCGCCCGCTCGCAGTCCCGGCTCGCCCCGGCCCCGACCGCTCCGGCGTAG